Proteins from a genomic interval of Streptomyces sp. Tu6071:
- a CDS encoding helix-turn-helix domain-containing protein, protein MTPSLAAFLRARRDALTPRAAGLTPAPGPRRVPGLRREELADLAGISHDYYTRLEQGRDRRPSPEILDALARALRLDAPTTRHLHHLAGHLPRPEPACTELPAGLAELLTVWRDIPAVVQTATLDVLAATPPATALAPFYRPGANLLRAAFLTPEVHRLYADAPTLVARAVATLRAQADHTPDDPRVLALRDELLSRSAGFRAMWQRYEVNPPPVGELTLTHPVVGPLTLTYQRFAVPAHPGILLVVHSAEPGSPSERALDRLLADTGTPTPPGRA, encoded by the coding sequence ATGACCCCCTCCCTCGCCGCTTTCCTCCGCGCCCGCCGCGACGCCCTCACCCCCCGGGCGGCGGGGCTGACGCCGGCCCCCGGCCCGCGCCGCGTGCCCGGGCTGCGCCGCGAGGAGCTGGCCGACCTCGCGGGCATCAGCCACGACTACTACACACGCCTCGAACAGGGCCGCGACCGGCGCCCGTCCCCCGAGATCCTGGACGCCCTGGCCCGCGCCCTCCGCCTGGACGCCCCCACGACCCGCCACCTCCACCACCTGGCGGGCCACCTCCCCCGGCCCGAGCCCGCGTGCACCGAACTGCCCGCCGGGCTCGCGGAGTTGCTGACGGTGTGGCGGGACATCCCGGCGGTCGTCCAGACCGCGACCCTCGACGTCCTCGCCGCCACCCCGCCCGCCACCGCCCTGGCCCCCTTCTACCGTCCCGGCGCCAACCTCCTGCGCGCGGCCTTCCTGACCCCCGAGGTGCACCGCCTCTACGCCGACGCGCCCACCCTCGTGGCCCGCGCGGTCGCCACCCTCCGGGCCCAGGCCGACCACACGCCCGACGACCCCCGCGTGCTCGCCCTGCGCGACGAACTCCTCTCCCGGTCGGCCGGCTTCCGCGCGATGTGGCAGCGCTACGAGGTCAACCCCCCACCCGTCGGTGAACTCACCCTCACCCACCCCGTCGTCGGCCCCCTCACGCTCACCTACCAGCGCTTCGCCGTCCCGGCCCATCCCGGCATCCTCCTCGTCGTCCACTCGGCGGAACCGGGCTCCCCCTCGGAACGGGCCCTCGACCGGCTGCTCGCGGACACGGGGACGCCCACGCCTCCCGGGCGGGCATGA
- a CDS encoding SDR family NAD(P)-dependent oxidoreductase: MSLPTTPFDRDSTADDVLAGVDLHGRTALVTGGSSGVGAATAHALARAGARVVLAARGLGTAREVAARITAGTGNEAVTAAPLDLSDPASVRAFVAAWEGPLHMLVNNAGIMALPALDLTPEGWERQFATNHLGHFALATGLRPALAAAGGARVAALSSTGHFASPVVFDDINFAHRPYDPFTAYGQSKTADALFAVEAGKRWAADGITAHAVMPGGIKSPLQRHAFGDDMDARARAVYEAYPWRSAEQGAATSVLAVASPLLDGVTGAYLQNCQEAPVLDPARAAGEPEPFGVAAWARDAEAAGRLWELSAAAVS, translated from the coding sequence ATGTCTCTCCCGACCACCCCCTTCGACCGCGATTCCACCGCCGACGACGTCCTCGCCGGGGTGGACCTGCACGGTCGCACCGCCCTCGTCACGGGCGGCTCCTCCGGGGTCGGCGCCGCGACGGCCCACGCGCTCGCCCGGGCCGGCGCGCGGGTCGTGCTCGCGGCGCGCGGTCTCGGCACGGCGCGCGAGGTCGCGGCGCGGATCACGGCGGGGACGGGGAACGAGGCCGTGACGGCCGCCCCGCTCGACCTCAGCGACCCGGCCTCGGTGCGCGCCTTCGTCGCCGCCTGGGAGGGCCCGCTGCACATGCTCGTGAACAACGCGGGCATCATGGCGCTCCCCGCGCTCGACCTCACGCCGGAGGGCTGGGAGCGCCAGTTCGCGACGAACCACCTCGGGCACTTCGCGCTCGCGACCGGCCTGCGGCCCGCGCTCGCGGCGGCCGGGGGCGCGCGCGTCGCGGCGCTCTCGTCCACGGGCCACTTCGCCTCCCCCGTCGTCTTCGACGACATCAACTTCGCGCACCGCCCGTACGACCCCTTCACCGCCTACGGCCAGTCGAAGACCGCCGACGCGCTCTTCGCCGTCGAGGCGGGCAAGCGCTGGGCGGCGGACGGGATCACGGCGCACGCGGTGATGCCGGGCGGCATCAAGTCCCCGCTCCAGCGCCACGCGTTCGGGGACGACATGGACGCACGGGCGCGCGCGGTCTACGAGGCGTACCCGTGGCGCAGCGCGGAGCAGGGCGCGGCGACGTCCGTGCTCGCCGTGGCCTCACCGCTCCTGGACGGCGTGACGGGCGCCTACTTGCAGAACTGCCAGGAGGCCCCCGTGCTCGATCCGGCGCGGGCGGCCGGGGAGCCGGAGCCGTTCGGCGTCGCGGCCTGGGCGCGCGACGCGGAGGCCGCCGGGCGGCTGTGGGAGCTGTCGGCGGCGGCGGTCTCCTGA
- a CDS encoding acyl-CoA thioesterase — protein sequence MSEALDDLLDLLDLERIEVDIFRGQSRPTLVPRVFGGQVAAQALVAAGRTVPADRYAHSLHAYFLVAGDPGAPIVYRVDRIRDGRSFTTRRVVAIQHGQPIFHLSCSFQMYEEGLDHQAPMPPAPDPESLPSAPEALPRYTEAVGGPEVVRKLLEAREAVDLRYVDAPPYATAGQPREPRSQVWFRTNGKLAGDDPLLHVCLATYVSDMTLLDSVLLAHGRGGWVTGDIVGASLDHAMWFHRPFRADEWLLYDQESPSSSGGRGLGQARIYTQDGRLAISVIQEGLMRVPRER from the coding sequence ATGAGCGAGGCACTCGACGACCTCCTCGACCTGCTCGATCTGGAGCGGATCGAGGTGGACATCTTCCGGGGCCAGTCCAGGCCCACCCTCGTCCCGCGCGTCTTCGGCGGGCAGGTCGCGGCCCAGGCGCTCGTCGCCGCGGGCCGCACCGTGCCCGCCGACCGGTACGCGCACTCGCTGCACGCGTACTTCCTCGTCGCGGGCGACCCCGGCGCGCCCATCGTCTACCGCGTGGACCGCATCAGGGACGGCCGCTCCTTCACGACCCGGCGCGTCGTCGCGATCCAGCACGGCCAGCCGATCTTCCACCTCTCGTGCTCCTTCCAGATGTACGAGGAGGGGCTCGACCACCAGGCGCCGATGCCGCCCGCGCCCGACCCCGAGTCGCTGCCGAGCGCGCCCGAGGCGCTGCCCCGGTACACCGAGGCGGTCGGCGGCCCCGAGGTCGTGCGCAAGCTGCTCGAAGCCCGCGAGGCGGTCGACCTGCGGTACGTGGACGCGCCCCCGTACGCGACCGCCGGGCAGCCGCGCGAGCCGCGCTCGCAGGTGTGGTTCCGCACCAACGGCAAACTCGCGGGGGACGACCCGCTCCTGCACGTCTGCCTCGCGACGTACGTCTCGGACATGACGCTGCTCGACTCCGTCCTCCTCGCGCACGGGCGCGGCGGCTGGGTCACGGGCGACATCGTCGGCGCGAGCCTCGACCACGCGATGTGGTTCCACCGGCCCTTCCGCGCCGACGAGTGGCTCCTGTACGACCAGGAGTCCCCCTCGTCCTCGGGCGGCCGGGGCCTGGGCCAGGCGCGCATCTACACGCAGGACGGGCGGCTCGCCATATCGGTGATCCAGGAGGGGCTGATGCGGGTGCCGCGCGAGCGGTGA
- a CDS encoding SMI1/KNR4 family protein, translated as MPPDSITVVTETDELLRRVAARALSESPHLPAPVPEARLAEAEGRLGFPLHPLLARLYREVADGGFGPDYRLLPLLGPDENVVGEYLARREEPGEHPMWPEGVVPVLTWGCAMYAAVDCFDENGQVLLFEPNAYAGGPWDGCWFHDSGSLAAWLGTWLAGTGWYEEDARDGDGDGAAEPRAWDRAASRLSAEA; from the coding sequence GTGCCTCCTGACAGCATCACCGTCGTGACCGAGACCGATGAACTCCTGCGCCGCGTCGCCGCCAGGGCTCTCTCGGAGAGCCCGCACCTCCCCGCGCCCGTCCCCGAGGCCCGGCTCGCGGAGGCCGAGGGGCGGCTCGGGTTCCCGCTGCATCCCCTGCTCGCGCGGCTGTACCGCGAGGTCGCGGACGGCGGCTTCGGCCCGGATTACCGCCTGCTGCCCCTGCTCGGCCCGGACGAGAACGTCGTCGGCGAGTACCTGGCACGGCGCGAGGAGCCGGGCGAGCACCCGATGTGGCCCGAGGGGGTCGTGCCGGTCCTGACCTGGGGCTGCGCCATGTACGCGGCCGTCGACTGCTTCGACGAAAACGGGCAGGTCCTCCTCTTCGAGCCGAACGCCTACGCCGGGGGACCGTGGGACGGCTGCTGGTTCCACGACTCCGGGAGCCTCGCGGCCTGGCTGGGGACGTGGCTCGCGGGGACCGGCTGGTACGAGGAGGACGCGCGGGACGGGGACGGGGACGGGGCGGCCGAGCCGCGGGCGTGGGATCGGGCGGCGAGCCGGCTGTCGGCCGAGGCGTAA
- a CDS encoding helix-turn-helix domain-containing protein yields MPAESPSSPSAPTPLAAFLRARRALVRPEDVGLTGSARRRLPGLRREEVAALAGISAAYYLRLERGRDRHPSPEVADALADVLRLDADARAHLRALALGRPRHPAPHAPETVPEPVRRLVLSRRDTPAYVQGRYHDVLVANPLATALSPSYRPGVNLLRAVFVDETPRPLYEDWESVIAALVASLRVRDDPGLAPLVAELREKSADFRRLWARHDVSPRTAGRTRLLHPDLGPLDLAYEKLTVLPDEGQVLVVYHAERGSRTAGLLASLGERLG; encoded by the coding sequence ATGCCCGCCGAGTCCCCCTCGTCCCCCTCCGCGCCCACCCCGCTCGCCGCGTTCCTCCGCGCCCGCCGGGCGCTCGTCCGGCCCGAGGACGTCGGGCTCACCGGTTCGGCGCGGCGGCGGCTGCCGGGGCTCAGGCGGGAGGAGGTGGCCGCGCTCGCGGGGATCTCGGCCGCGTACTACCTCCGGCTCGAACGCGGGCGCGACCGGCACCCCTCGCCCGAGGTCGCCGACGCCCTCGCCGACGTGCTGCGGCTCGACGCCGACGCGCGCGCCCACCTGCGCGCCCTCGCGCTCGGCCGCCCGCGGCACCCGGCCCCGCACGCCCCCGAGACGGTCCCCGAACCGGTCCGCCGCCTCGTCCTCTCGCGCCGGGACACCCCGGCGTACGTACAGGGCCGCTACCACGACGTCCTCGTCGCCAACCCGCTCGCCACGGCGCTCTCCCCGAGCTACCGGCCGGGCGTCAACCTCCTGCGTGCGGTCTTCGTGGACGAGACCCCGCGCCCGCTCTACGAGGACTGGGAGTCCGTGATCGCCGCCCTGGTGGCCTCCCTGCGGGTGCGGGACGACCCGGGACTCGCCCCGCTGGTGGCCGAACTACGGGAGAAGAGCGCCGACTTCAGGAGGCTGTGGGCCCGCCACGACGTGAGCCCGCGCACGGCGGGCCGCACCCGGCTGCTCCACCCGGACCTCGGCCCGCTCGACCTCGCGTACGAGAAGCTGACGGTGCTGCCCGACGAGGGGCAGGTGCTCGTCGTCTACCACGCCGAGCGCGGCAGCCGCACCGCCGGGCTGCTCGCCTCGCTGGGGGAGCGGCTCGGATGA
- a CDS encoding VOC family protein translates to MVSAVQNVAIDCGDAYALACFWSEVTGRPLDPDCAPGDRETAVLLAEGPMLYFNQVPEPKTGKNRVHLCLRPDTTRDAEVDRLLALGAAFLADHREPDGSGWVILTDPEGNELCVLRGDAERSD, encoded by the coding sequence ATGGTCTCAGCTGTGCAGAACGTGGCGATCGACTGCGGCGACGCGTACGCGCTCGCGTGCTTCTGGAGCGAGGTGACGGGCCGCCCGCTCGACCCGGACTGCGCCCCGGGCGACCGCGAGACGGCGGTGCTCCTCGCGGAGGGGCCGATGCTGTACTTCAACCAGGTGCCGGAGCCCAAGACGGGCAAGAACCGCGTCCACCTGTGCCTGCGCCCGGACACCACCCGCGACGCGGAGGTGGACCGCCTGCTCGCCCTCGGCGCCGCCTTCCTCGCCGACCACCGCGAGCCGGACGGCTCGGGCTGGGTGATCCTGACGGACCCGGAGGGCAACGAGCTGTGCGTGCTGCGGGGGGACGCGGAACGGTCGGACTGA
- a CDS encoding VOC family protein, giving the protein MSSSSPVHWGYAFVDRPRAGADRDRAFWAAVTGTEISEARGEDGEFVTFLPPEPYDAVLKHQSLREGRGGTHLDLGVDDVEGFARHAAGLGALTEHEEPGLVVLRSPAGLGFCVVHDDGLNVPPPSFGGARLDQVTLDIGPSAYDEEVAFWTRMTGWEAEPTNQPEYQHLRTARDFPFRILAQRLAADREPGAHIDFATADREAARARHELAGATYVREGAEWHVMRDTAGIEYCLTDRSPEQ; this is encoded by the coding sequence ATGAGCAGCAGCAGCCCTGTCCACTGGGGGTACGCCTTCGTCGACCGCCCCCGCGCGGGCGCCGACCGCGACCGGGCCTTCTGGGCCGCCGTGACCGGTACGGAGATCTCCGAGGCGCGCGGCGAGGACGGCGAGTTCGTCACCTTCCTGCCGCCCGAGCCCTACGACGCCGTGCTCAAGCACCAGTCGCTGCGCGAGGGCCGGGGCGGTACGCACCTCGACCTCGGTGTCGACGACGTCGAGGGCTTCGCGCGCCACGCGGCCGGCCTCGGCGCCCTCACGGAGCACGAGGAGCCCGGCCTCGTCGTGCTCCGCAGCCCGGCCGGGCTCGGCTTCTGCGTCGTCCACGACGACGGGCTCAACGTCCCCCCGCCGAGCTTCGGCGGCGCGCGCCTCGACCAGGTGACGCTGGACATCGGCCCCTCGGCGTACGACGAGGAGGTGGCCTTCTGGACCCGCATGACCGGCTGGGAGGCGGAGCCGACGAACCAGCCCGAGTACCAGCACCTGCGCACGGCCCGGGACTTCCCCTTCCGTATCCTCGCCCAGCGCCTCGCGGCGGACCGCGAGCCCGGCGCGCACATCGACTTCGCGACCGCCGATCGCGAGGCGGCCCGCGCGCGCCACGAACTCGCGGGTGCCACGTACGTGCGGGAGGGCGCGGAGTGGCACGTGATGCGGGACACGGCCGGTATCGAGTACTGCCTGACCGACCGCTCGCCGGAGCAGTGA
- a CDS encoding cation diffusion facilitator family transporter, producing MSSSDPVQRSATTPDPGGGSGENGESTFTVLVAAGANLGIAAAKLLAGLVSGSSAMLSEAAHSLADTVTELLLLLALRRSAKPADEDHPLGHGHERYIWALLASVATFVGGAVFSVYDGVHTLTHGETLGNPLLSYVVLAIAFVLEGYSLRTGLKQMAGEARAARTTFRKHLRWTSDTTVKAVVFEDSAALAGLVLAAGGIALAHATGDGTWDGIASLLIGVLLVWVAWVLGRSNAELLTGRPLPPAERAAIRAELLATEHVEAVLDLVTLVQGPDEALVAAKIDFRDASTAAQVEWSCERAERRIRERFPRVTRVYLDPTPGAGQRRREGLNPWGDAGR from the coding sequence ATGAGCAGCAGTGATCCCGTACAGCGGTCCGCGACGACGCCCGACCCCGGTGGCGGGAGCGGTGAGAACGGCGAGAGCACCTTCACCGTCCTCGTCGCCGCCGGGGCCAACCTCGGGATCGCCGCCGCGAAGCTCCTCGCCGGGCTCGTCAGCGGCTCCTCGGCGATGCTCTCGGAGGCCGCCCACTCGCTCGCGGACACCGTCACCGAGCTGCTGCTCCTGCTCGCCCTGCGGCGCAGCGCCAAGCCCGCCGACGAGGACCACCCGCTCGGCCACGGGCACGAGCGCTACATCTGGGCGCTCCTCGCCTCCGTCGCGACGTTCGTCGGCGGCGCGGTCTTCTCCGTCTACGACGGCGTCCACACGCTCACGCACGGCGAGACCCTCGGCAACCCCCTCCTGTCGTACGTCGTCCTGGCGATCGCCTTCGTCCTGGAGGGCTACTCCCTGCGGACGGGGCTCAAGCAGATGGCGGGGGAGGCGCGCGCCGCGCGGACGACCTTCCGCAAGCACCTGCGGTGGACGAGCGACACGACCGTCAAGGCCGTCGTCTTCGAGGACTCGGCGGCGCTCGCGGGCCTCGTCCTCGCCGCGGGCGGCATCGCGCTCGCGCACGCGACGGGCGACGGGACCTGGGACGGGATCGCCTCGCTCCTCATCGGCGTGCTCCTCGTCTGGGTCGCGTGGGTGCTCGGCCGCTCGAACGCGGAACTGCTCACCGGGCGCCCCCTCCCGCCCGCCGAGCGCGCGGCGATCCGCGCCGAACTCCTCGCGACGGAGCACGTCGAAGCCGTCCTCGACCTCGTGACGCTCGTGCAGGGCCCCGACGAGGCCCTGGTCGCCGCCAAGATCGACTTCCGCGACGCGTCGACGGCGGCGCAGGTCGAGTGGAGCTGCGAACGCGCCGAACGCCGCATCCGCGAGCGCTTCCCCCGCGTGACCCGGGTCTACCTCGATCCCACGCCGGGAGCGGGCCAGCGGCGCCGCGAGGGGCTGAACCCCTGGGGGGACGCGGGCCGTTGA
- a CDS encoding restriction endonuclease, translated as MTRRSPTRRRTPARRHSPTRRRPGTHRSAARRGSPARRPLRRDDALGLAGLAVLGLFLLLALLRWLATHWWLPLGLALAGAAVWGLALRRRAERARWEQARQRALRLGLGTLDALDHRQFEYAVRDLLRRDGCADAEQVGGANDRGADVLATDPYGRRWLVQCKHRRDGAAGPAVGTPDLQRVNGTARQLHGADVVLVVTNGRFSGKCPELAGALRMHLVDRELLGTWASGARPLWELLPRVPAPRRGS; from the coding sequence GTGACCCGCCGCTCACCCACGCGCCGCCGCACGCCCGCCCGCCGCCACTCCCCCACGCGCCGCCGCCCCGGGACGCACCGCTCCGCCGCACGCCGTGGCTCTCCCGCCCGCCGCCCGCTCCGTCGCGATGACGCCCTCGGCCTCGCCGGTCTCGCCGTCCTCGGCCTCTTCCTCCTCCTCGCCCTCCTCCGCTGGCTCGCCACGCACTGGTGGCTGCCGCTCGGGCTCGCGCTCGCCGGGGCGGCCGTGTGGGGGCTCGCGCTGCGGCGCCGGGCCGAGCGGGCGCGGTGGGAGCAGGCGCGGCAACGGGCCTTGCGCCTGGGGCTCGGGACGCTCGACGCGCTGGACCACCGGCAGTTCGAGTACGCCGTGCGGGACCTGCTGCGCCGCGACGGCTGCGCGGACGCGGAGCAGGTCGGCGGGGCGAACGACCGCGGTGCCGACGTGCTCGCGACGGACCCGTACGGCCGCAGGTGGCTCGTGCAGTGCAAGCACCGCAGGGACGGGGCGGCCGGGCCCGCCGTCGGCACCCCGGACCTCCAGCGCGTCAACGGCACGGCCCGTCAGCTCCACGGCGCCGACGTCGTCCTCGTCGTCACCAACGGCCGTTTCAGCGGCAAGTGCCCCGAGCTGGCCGGGGCCCTGCGGATGCACCTCGTGGACCGGGAGCTGCTGGGGACATGGGCGAGCGGGGCGCGCCCCCTGTGGGAGCTGCTGCCCCGCGTGCCCGCGCCCCGCCGGGGGTCGTGA
- a CDS encoding DUF6411 family protein encodes MVVLGIVGVCVVLLVLAFLVPRFSHKPQRGTQRTLGLGSRAGSKAPGILGRLFSKPFSSSSKAVGHSGSAGRKARGHMPF; translated from the coding sequence ATGGTCGTCCTCGGCATTGTCGGCGTATGCGTCGTTCTTCTCGTCCTCGCCTTCCTCGTCCCCCGGTTCTCGCACAAGCCGCAGCGCGGCACCCAGCGCACGCTGGGCCTCGGCTCGCGCGCCGGTTCCAAGGCGCCCGGCATTCTCGGCCGGCTCTTCAGCAAGCCCTTCAGCAGCAGCTCCAAGGCGGTCGGGCACAGCGGCTCGGCGGGCCGCAAGGCACGCGGTCACATGCCGTTCTGA
- a CDS encoding MFS transporter yields MTTVRPAIPRAGTALGAATACYALAMSVFGTTTSLFLADEAGAGPGRVGLYFVLCAVVSVGLGLTVGRWSDRLADRRSVLVLAALAGVAGAGGFALVREYALVCATGALLGGLANTYASQVFAYARELSELTGRSLARGTAAVRAVFSAGWVLGPPAGLLLLARTGFGTLYASLAALLLLAALLARLVLPRVPRTKTPPAKLRHVLAQVPRRTWLLLGAATAVNVADQMYLIALAPYVTRELGLSPALVGVLAGTCAALEIPLLIGVGRLAARLGEERLARAAAVLAVAFFSLVPFAASGPSLLLLQVPNALWTAVLVSLPMVLVQREVPGGAGTAAALFSATFPVAQLISGALTGLVAAGTGYGGTFWCGAALCALACVLLRARRAA; encoded by the coding sequence GTGACGACCGTCCGTCCAGCAATTCCGCGCGCCGGTACCGCACTCGGCGCCGCCACCGCGTGCTACGCGCTCGCCATGTCCGTGTTCGGCACCACGACGAGCCTCTTCCTCGCCGACGAGGCGGGCGCCGGGCCCGGCCGGGTCGGGCTGTACTTCGTCCTGTGCGCGGTCGTCTCCGTGGGGCTCGGGCTCACGGTGGGGCGGTGGTCGGACCGGCTCGCCGACCGCAGGAGCGTCCTGGTCCTCGCGGCGCTCGCCGGGGTCGCCGGAGCGGGCGGCTTCGCTCTCGTACGGGAGTACGCGCTCGTGTGCGCGACCGGCGCCCTCCTCGGCGGCCTGGCCAACACGTATGCCTCGCAAGTCTTCGCTTACGCACGGGAGTTGTCGGAGCTGACGGGGCGCTCCCTCGCGCGCGGGACCGCCGCCGTGCGGGCCGTGTTCTCGGCCGGGTGGGTGCTCGGGCCGCCCGCCGGACTCCTCCTGCTCGCGCGGACGGGCTTCGGGACGCTGTACGCGAGCCTCGCGGCGCTCCTCCTGCTCGCGGCGTTGCTCGCCCGCCTGGTGCTGCCCCGCGTGCCGCGCACGAAGACGCCGCCCGCGAAGTTGCGCCACGTGCTCGCCCAAGTGCCGCGCCGCACCTGGCTGTTGCTCGGCGCCGCGACGGCCGTCAACGTCGCCGACCAGATGTACCTCATCGCTCTCGCCCCGTACGTGACGCGTGAACTCGGCCTGAGCCCCGCGCTCGTCGGGGTGCTCGCGGGGACGTGCGCGGCGCTGGAGATCCCGCTGCTGATCGGGGTGGGGCGGCTTGCCGCACGGCTCGGCGAGGAACGGCTCGCGCGGGCCGCCGCCGTGCTCGCGGTGGCGTTCTTCTCGCTCGTGCCGTTCGCCGCATCGGGCCCGTCCCTGCTGCTCCTCCAGGTACCCAACGCCCTGTGGACGGCCGTGCTCGTGAGCCTGCCCATGGTGCTCGTGCAGCGCGAGGTCCCCGGCGGCGCGGGCACGGCCGCGGCGCTCTTCTCGGCGACTTTCCCCGTCGCCCAGCTGATCTCCGGCGCTCTCACCGGCCTCGTCGCCGCCGGGACCGGCTACGGGGGCACCTTCTGGTGCGGCGCGGCGCTCTGCGCGCTCGCCTGTGTGCTCCTCCGGGCGCGGCGCGCGGCGTGA
- a CDS encoding SDR family NAD(P)-dependent oxidoreductase, whose translation MLTTPFGFSSTTDDVLEGVSLAGRRAVVTGATSGLGTETARALAAAGAEVVLAARRPRAAAEAAAEITRTTGNAAVSAAPLDLADLASVREFTAGFTGPLHILVNNAGIMALPELRRTPEGREAQFGTNFVGHFALTTGLYPALAAAGGARIVSVSSLAHLMSPVVFDDVDFRFRPYDPWAAYAQSKTADVLLAVGADRRWAGEGIRANALNPGAIATNLQQHTGGLRTPEPLRKTVPQGAATSVLLAASPLLDGVGGRYFEDCGESPVVEQAGPVGSGGVAPYALDAANADRLWELAGELIAA comes from the coding sequence ATGTTGACCACACCTTTCGGCTTCTCGTCCACCACCGACGACGTGCTCGAGGGCGTCTCGCTGGCGGGCAGGCGGGCCGTCGTGACGGGCGCGACCTCCGGGCTCGGCACGGAGACGGCGCGGGCGCTCGCGGCGGCGGGCGCCGAGGTCGTGCTGGCGGCGCGCAGGCCGCGAGCGGCGGCCGAGGCGGCGGCGGAGATCACGCGCACGACGGGGAACGCGGCGGTCTCGGCGGCGCCGCTGGACCTGGCGGACCTGGCCTCCGTACGGGAGTTCACGGCCGGTTTCACGGGACCGCTGCACATCCTGGTGAACAACGCGGGGATCATGGCCCTCCCGGAGCTGCGACGGACTCCGGAGGGGCGGGAGGCGCAGTTCGGGACGAACTTCGTGGGGCACTTCGCGCTCACGACGGGCCTGTACCCGGCGCTCGCGGCGGCGGGCGGGGCACGGATCGTCTCGGTCAGCTCGCTGGCGCACCTCATGTCCCCGGTGGTCTTCGACGACGTGGACTTCCGCTTCCGCCCCTACGATCCGTGGGCGGCGTACGCGCAGTCGAAGACGGCGGACGTCCTGCTCGCGGTCGGCGCGGACCGGCGGTGGGCGGGCGAGGGCATCCGCGCGAACGCGCTGAACCCCGGGGCGATCGCGACCAACCTCCAGCAGCACACGGGCGGTCTGCGCACCCCCGAGCCCCTGCGCAAGACGGTGCCCCAGGGCGCGGCGACGAGCGTGCTGCTCGCTGCCTCGCCGCTCCTGGACGGCGTCGGCGGACGCTACTTCGAGGACTGCGGCGAGTCCCCGGTCGTGGAGCAGGCGGGACCGGTCGGCTCGGGCGGCGTGGCCCCGTACGCGCTGGACGCGGCGAACGCGGACCGGCTGTGGGAGCTCGCCGGGGAGCTGATCGCGGCGTGA